A genome region from Maridesulfovibrio salexigens DSM 2638 includes the following:
- a CDS encoding cation:proton antiporter, with the protein MGIASDLVILIVAGMLGGLVARMLRQPLLLGYIVAGVLVGPHTGGITVSGVHEIELLAEIGVALLLFTLGIEFSIKELKPVRHVALIGTPLQIILTMSFGWLTGQLMGWDSHLSTWFGAFIALSSTMVVLKTLESKGLVGTLSSRVMLGMLVVQDIAIVPMLIIMPQLGSDSFGLQALGMAGIKTVLFLVSMFMLGSRVIPGFMRIVAGWNSREMFMLSCSAIGLGIGYATHMLGLSFAFGAFVAGMVLSESRYAYQALSDILPLRDIFSLIFFASVGMLIDPFYVWENIGTILILAGAILVGKGLIFGSVARLFNYRNVIPLALGLGMFQVGELSFLLLQQGTESGSFPKEYFPLFMGAGIVTMLLTPIMASFTGPLYSMLQSRRKSDPVQTINLPESELDGHVVILGYGRFGSYVADSLREIDIPHVVVELNANKIELAAEDGRAVVYGDAGQEIVLEAARVSHARMVLLTIPSVRGSSSVLQKVHHLAPQCPIVALSRNPEHLEVLNELGAHHIIMPEFETGLEMVRQTLFNFCLPAVEIQNVMDSMRRERYTTDVERNYPRSAQLFRLSKAAESLNLNWVEVSEDAEIRGRTLAGSKIRTVTGVSVAGVLRNDHFIQNPDGSFQFEQGDIVGVLGGRKNIERFRCLASESGELETEV; encoded by the coding sequence GTGGGAATTGCTTCTGATCTGGTTATTCTTATTGTTGCGGGTATGTTGGGCGGACTTGTTGCCCGCATGCTGCGTCAGCCCCTTTTGCTGGGCTATATTGTTGCCGGGGTTCTGGTTGGTCCGCATACTGGCGGAATTACTGTTTCCGGAGTGCATGAAATTGAATTGTTAGCTGAAATCGGGGTTGCCCTGCTTTTGTTCACTTTGGGTATCGAGTTTTCTATCAAGGAACTCAAACCGGTACGCCATGTGGCTTTAATCGGAACTCCTCTGCAGATAATTTTAACAATGTCTTTCGGCTGGCTGACCGGGCAGCTTATGGGGTGGGACTCTCACCTCTCTACTTGGTTCGGGGCATTTATAGCTCTTTCCAGTACCATGGTTGTGCTTAAAACCCTTGAGAGCAAAGGTCTGGTTGGAACTCTATCCAGCAGGGTCATGCTCGGCATGCTGGTGGTGCAGGATATCGCCATTGTGCCCATGCTGATCATTATGCCCCAGCTTGGCTCAGATTCTTTCGGCTTGCAGGCTTTGGGGATGGCAGGGATTAAGACCGTACTTTTCCTTGTATCCATGTTTATGCTCGGTTCACGGGTAATTCCGGGATTTATGCGGATTGTGGCCGGTTGGAATTCACGGGAAATGTTCATGCTTTCCTGTAGCGCAATTGGTCTTGGAATTGGCTACGCAACCCATATGCTTGGTCTGTCGTTTGCTTTCGGAGCTTTTGTAGCCGGGATGGTGCTCAGTGAATCCCGCTACGCATATCAGGCTTTAAGTGACATATTGCCTCTGCGCGATATTTTCAGTCTTATCTTTTTCGCTTCCGTGGGGATGCTTATTGATCCCTTTTATGTATGGGAAAATATCGGTACCATTTTGATTCTGGCCGGTGCCATACTTGTGGGTAAAGGGTTGATATTCGGCTCTGTGGCCCGTCTTTTCAATTATCGAAACGTCATTCCACTGGCTTTAGGCTTAGGAATGTTTCAAGTGGGTGAGCTTTCTTTTCTGCTTTTGCAGCAGGGAACCGAATCCGGGTCTTTCCCCAAGGAATACTTCCCTCTTTTTATGGGGGCGGGAATCGTAACCATGTTGCTGACCCCGATTATGGCTTCTTTCACCGGACCGCTTTATTCAATGCTTCAGAGCCGACGTAAAAGCGATCCCGTGCAGACTATCAACCTGCCGGAAAGTGAACTGGACGGACATGTCGTTATTCTCGGTTATGGTCGTTTTGGTTCATATGTAGCTGATTCTCTGCGGGAAATTGATATTCCGCATGTGGTGGTTGAGCTTAATGCCAATAAGATTGAGTTGGCTGCAGAAGACGGAAGGGCGGTTGTTTATGGTGATGCCGGACAGGAGATAGTTCTTGAGGCGGCCCGGGTTTCTCACGCACGGATGGTGCTGTTAACCATTCCTTCAGTACGCGGTTCTTCTTCCGTATTGCAGAAAGTGCATCATTTGGCTCCTCAATGTCCGATTGTGGCTTTGTCTCGCAATCCGGAACATCTGGAAGTTCTTAATGAACTTGGAGCACATCATATTATTATGCCTGAGTTCGAGACCGGGTTGGAAATGGTCCGGCAGACTCTGTTCAATTTTTGCCTTCCTGCGGTTGAAATTCAAAATGTAATGGATTCTATGCGCCGGGAGAGGTATACCACTGATGTGGAACGAAATTATCCCCGGTCCGCTCAGCTTTTTCGTTTGAGCAAGGCTGCTGAATCTCTTAACCTGAATTGGGTTGAAGTGAGTGAAGACGCCGAAATCAGGGGAAGAACCCTTGCGGGCAGTAAAATTCGTACTGTGACCGGTGTTTCCGTGGCCGGGGTGCTGCGGAATGATCATTTTATTCAGAACCCGGACGGGTCATTTCAGTTTGAGCAAGGCGATATTGTCGGCGTACTTGGCGGACGTAAAAATATCGAGAGGTTCAGGTGTCTTGCTTCGGAATCGGGAGAGTTGGAGACTGAGGTTTAA
- a CDS encoding PilZ domain-containing protein, with translation MQTPCCDRNRILSVSSGLPTIRTLEKYKHAIFLDDHENFLCNCLNRKHSTAGPACPINVNIETEISLEDDPAMAQSINGTIHHLSEEGCSFHTNADLKNNDFIYLKISSLNNRLPIFCGLYTENCVHRCSCGFRVKFLDIKDDQKKEIRSIIEHSNIDENRLAS, from the coding sequence ATGCAAACACCCTGCTGCGATAGAAACCGCATCCTAAGCGTTTCGTCCGGTCTCCCGACAATCCGTACTCTTGAAAAATACAAACACGCAATATTTCTGGACGATCACGAAAACTTCCTCTGCAACTGCCTGAATCGCAAGCACTCAACAGCAGGTCCAGCCTGCCCGATCAACGTTAATATTGAGACTGAAATCAGTCTGGAAGACGATCCTGCAATGGCACAAAGCATTAATGGGACAATCCATCATCTTTCCGAAGAAGGTTGCTCATTTCATACGAATGCTGACCTTAAAAACAATGACTTTATATACCTGAAAATATCATCTTTGAATAACAGGCTGCCCATCTTTTGCGGGCTTTACACTGAAAATTGTGTTCACCGTTGCTCCTGCGGGTTCAGAGTAAAATTTCTGGATATAAAAGATGATCAGAAGAAAGAAATCCGTTCGATAATCGAACACAGCAACATAGATGAAAACCGCCTTGCTTCTTAA
- the ettA gene encoding energy-dependent translational throttle protein EttA: protein MSNEPDKIIYSMVRVSKFYEKKPILKDISLSYFYGAKIGVLGLNGSGKSSLLKILAGVDDSFEGETHISPGFTIGYLEQEPLVDETRTVREVVEEGAADVVALVNEFNEINAQFAEPMEPEEMDALLERQAKVQEQMDNCGAWDLDSRLEMAMDALRCPPGDTPVSVISGGEKRRVALCRLLLQEPDILLLDEPTNHLDAESVAWLERHLQNYAGTIIAVTHDRYFLDNVAGWILELDRGRGIPWKGNYSSWLEQKEKRLANEAKSDEKRRKTLARELEWIRMSPKGRRSKSKARISAYESLANQQSDEYSRDLELYIPPGPRLGKQVIELKGVHKQAGDKLLLEDTSFMIPAGAIVGIIGPNGAGKTTMFKMISGQEQPDQGEVIIGETVQVTHVDQHRDALDPEKSVYDVISGGNEFVKLGDREINARAYVGKFNLTGSEQQKKCKVLSGGERNRVHLALMLQEGGNVLLLDEPTNDLDVNTMRALEEGLNNFGGCVLVISHDRWFLDRIATHILAFEGDSSVYYYEGSYSEYEEDRKKRLGKDADQPHRIKYRKLTR from the coding sequence ATGAGTAACGAACCTGATAAGATCATATATTCCATGGTCCGGGTAAGTAAGTTTTACGAAAAAAAACCCATCCTGAAAGATATCTCCCTTTCATATTTTTACGGAGCCAAAATCGGTGTACTGGGCCTGAACGGTTCCGGTAAGAGTTCACTCCTGAAGATTCTGGCTGGCGTGGACGACAGCTTTGAAGGTGAAACCCATATTTCCCCCGGCTTCACCATCGGTTACCTTGAGCAGGAACCGCTGGTAGATGAAACCCGCACTGTACGTGAAGTTGTTGAAGAAGGTGCTGCAGACGTAGTGGCCCTCGTTAATGAATTCAATGAAATCAACGCCCAGTTTGCTGAGCCGATGGAGCCTGAAGAAATGGACGCTCTTCTTGAGCGTCAGGCCAAGGTCCAGGAACAGATGGATAATTGCGGTGCATGGGATCTCGACTCCCGCCTTGAAATGGCTATGGATGCCCTGCGCTGCCCTCCCGGTGACACTCCTGTTTCCGTTATCTCCGGTGGTGAAAAACGCCGCGTAGCACTTTGCCGCCTGCTGCTTCAGGAGCCGGATATCCTGCTTCTTGACGAACCTACCAACCACCTTGATGCAGAATCCGTTGCATGGCTGGAAAGACACCTTCAGAACTATGCCGGTACCATTATTGCCGTAACCCACGACCGTTACTTCCTCGACAATGTCGCAGGTTGGATTCTGGAACTGGACCGCGGGCGCGGTATTCCCTGGAAAGGCAACTATTCCTCATGGCTGGAACAGAAAGAAAAGCGTCTGGCCAACGAAGCCAAATCCGATGAAAAACGCCGCAAGACACTTGCTCGCGAGCTGGAATGGATTCGTATGTCCCCGAAAGGCAGAAGATCCAAGAGCAAGGCCCGTATCAGCGCATACGAATCCCTCGCCAACCAGCAAAGTGATGAATACTCACGTGATCTTGAACTCTACATCCCGCCGGGACCTCGCCTCGGTAAGCAGGTTATTGAACTTAAAGGCGTGCACAAGCAGGCTGGAGACAAGCTGCTTCTCGAAGACACCAGCTTCATGATTCCCGCAGGTGCCATCGTCGGTATCATCGGCCCCAACGGAGCCGGTAAAACCACCATGTTCAAAATGATCAGCGGGCAGGAACAGCCGGATCAGGGTGAAGTAATCATCGGGGAAACCGTACAGGTCACCCATGTCGACCAGCACCGCGATGCCCTTGATCCTGAGAAGTCTGTTTATGACGTAATCTCAGGCGGCAACGAGTTCGTTAAACTTGGCGACAGGGAAATCAACGCCCGTGCTTATGTCGGCAAGTTCAACCTGACCGGTTCAGAACAGCAGAAAAAGTGCAAGGTCCTTTCCGGTGGTGAACGTAACCGCGTCCACCTCGCACTTATGCTTCAGGAAGGTGGAAACGTACTCCTGCTTGACGAACCTACCAACGACCTTGACGTAAACACCATGCGCGCACTTGAAGAAGGCTTGAACAACTTCGGCGGCTGCGTTCTGGTTATTTCTCACGACCGCTGGTTCCTCGATCGTATCGCAACTCACATCCTCGCCTTTGAAGGAGACTCTTCTGTATACTACTATGAAGGTTCCTACTCAGAATATGAAGAGGATCGCAAAAAGAGACTGGGCAAAGATGCAGACCAGCCTCACCGCATTAAATACAGAAAACTCACCAGATAA
- the zupT gene encoding zinc transporter ZupT, which yields MYTESVLFAFGLTAFAGLSTGIGSALAFFAKRTNPRFLSLSLGFSAGVMIYVSFMEIMVKAKDALQTDMGEVAGTWASVIAFFGGIALIALIDKLVPSYENPHEMHRIEDMNPESLEKNDGLDSEHGKRKLFRMGTMAALAIGIHNFPEGLATFTAALSDPSLGIAIAVAIAIHNIPEGIAVSVPIYYATGDKKKAFIYSFLSGLAEPIGAMVGYLLLMPFMSDTVFGIIFAGVAGIMVFISLDELLPAAEEYGEHHLSIYGLVSGMAVMALSLLLFL from the coding sequence ATGTATACAGAAAGTGTCTTATTTGCTTTCGGGCTTACAGCATTTGCTGGACTTTCCACAGGGATCGGTTCTGCATTGGCCTTTTTTGCCAAGCGAACCAATCCACGCTTTCTTTCTCTCTCGCTTGGCTTCTCCGCCGGAGTGATGATTTACGTTTCCTTTATGGAAATCATGGTTAAAGCCAAAGATGCCTTGCAGACCGACATGGGCGAGGTTGCAGGTACATGGGCTTCAGTTATCGCTTTTTTCGGTGGTATCGCTCTAATTGCTTTAATCGATAAACTTGTGCCGTCATATGAAAACCCGCACGAGATGCATCGTATTGAAGATATGAATCCAGAAAGCCTCGAAAAGAACGATGGGTTGGATAGTGAGCATGGTAAGCGCAAGTTGTTTCGCATGGGTACTATGGCTGCTTTGGCAATCGGTATCCATAACTTCCCGGAAGGGTTGGCGACATTTACTGCCGCGCTCAGTGATCCCAGTCTCGGTATTGCTATCGCAGTAGCTATTGCTATCCATAACATTCCGGAAGGTATCGCGGTTTCTGTCCCTATCTATTACGCTACCGGAGATAAGAAAAAGGCTTTCATTTATTCTTTTCTGTCCGGTCTGGCTGAGCCTATCGGTGCTATGGTGGGGTATTTGTTACTCATGCCGTTTATGTCTGATACTGTATTCGGGATAATTTTTGCCGGTGTTGCCGGGATTATGGTTTTTATTTCTCTTGATGAATTGTTGCCTGCTGCCGAGGAATACGGTGAGCATCATCTTTCCATTTACGGGTTAGTCAGCGGTATGGCGGTTATGGCTTTGTCATTGCTGCTGTTCTTGTAA
- a CDS encoding GGDEF domain-containing protein: MSLCMFSVMAAESLELLVKFSDIGSLSVPVTVFIVLAYYILLPPRIIMPFIASVCGSVLYLSVLATVLPVQSSSFLNSACYLVLANIFGAFFLYTFGRSLRREYAAMEDLKKLVAVDELTGVCSRRRVLEAGDCIFKSALRFNNKLSVLMMDIDHFKKVNDDHGHCVGDEVLKETASRCSDVLREVDHFGRLGGEEFLVILPHSGVHDGIKVAERLRSCVRERMFKVGESYLPVSVSIGVAELRGHGDFKSLIQEADEQLYRAKKCGRDLVCPASLKIVRQVQSNEVSVK; the protein is encoded by the coding sequence ATGTCTTTGTGTATGTTCTCGGTCATGGCTGCTGAATCATTGGAGTTGTTGGTCAAATTTTCAGATATCGGTTCACTAAGTGTTCCGGTAACTGTCTTTATTGTGCTGGCTTACTATATTCTGTTGCCACCGCGTATCATAATGCCGTTTATTGCGTCCGTTTGCGGGTCAGTTCTGTATCTGTCTGTCTTGGCAACGGTCCTTCCTGTTCAGTCCAGTTCTTTTTTGAACTCAGCATGTTATCTTGTGCTAGCCAATATTTTTGGAGCTTTTTTTCTATATACTTTCGGGAGGTCTTTGCGCCGTGAGTATGCAGCAATGGAAGACTTGAAAAAGCTGGTGGCTGTCGATGAGCTTACCGGGGTATGCAGCCGCCGCAGAGTGCTGGAAGCCGGGGATTGTATTTTTAAGTCTGCACTCCGTTTTAATAACAAGCTGTCGGTACTGATGATGGACATTGATCATTTTAAGAAGGTCAATGATGATCATGGGCACTGTGTGGGTGATGAAGTTCTGAAGGAAACAGCCTCACGTTGCAGTGATGTGCTCCGGGAAGTCGATCATTTCGGTCGTTTGGGAGGGGAGGAGTTCTTGGTGATTCTCCCTCATTCAGGGGTGCATGACGGGATAAAGGTGGCTGAAAGACTGCGTTCATGTGTTCGAGAACGCATGTTCAAGGTGGGAGAGTCTTACTTACCAGTTTCAGTTAGCATCGGAGTGGCTGAGCTACGCGGCCATGGAGATTTCAAGAGTTTAATTCAAGAGGCTGACGAGCAACTGTACCGGGCCAAAAAATGCGGGCGGGATTTGGTCTGTCCTGCAAGTCTTAAGATTGTTCGGCAGGTTCAGTCTAATGAAGTTTCAGTGAAATAA
- a CDS encoding substrate-binding periplasmic protein, with protein MSVRRFKIFFATMLLLLGIGVASAGADNVIYLSSLEWPPYVGKRLPESGTSARIVSQAFAAMGYELKILFMPWKRTMRMVETDFMVAGYFPEYYSKERAEKYIFSKSYGCSPVSLLVRKKNPVNWRSVDDLAGLRVGFVAGYVNTPELDMAVFNGTIDADYAPSDKSNIMKVIKGRIDCAVIDPLVFSYLAVTDQEVGKRSDTVEIDPRAFGVNELFVAFRKDEQGLFYSRILNEGLSKIGIAGACKQRD; from the coding sequence ATGTCTGTCAGGCGCTTCAAAATTTTTTTTGCAACAATGCTGCTTTTGCTTGGGATAGGTGTTGCAAGCGCTGGTGCCGACAATGTTATCTATCTCAGCTCTCTCGAATGGCCGCCATATGTAGGGAAAAGGCTACCGGAAAGCGGGACCAGTGCCAGAATTGTGAGTCAGGCTTTTGCGGCGATGGGCTATGAATTAAAGATTTTGTTTATGCCTTGGAAAAGAACTATGCGTATGGTGGAGACTGATTTTATGGTCGCAGGATATTTTCCTGAATACTACTCCAAGGAAAGAGCAGAAAAGTACATTTTTTCTAAAAGTTATGGGTGCAGCCCCGTAAGCCTTCTGGTGCGTAAAAAGAACCCGGTTAACTGGAGAAGTGTTGATGATTTAGCCGGACTGCGGGTGGGCTTTGTTGCCGGATACGTGAATACACCGGAACTGGATATGGCTGTATTCAATGGCACTATTGATGCTGATTATGCCCCTTCAGATAAAAGCAATATAATGAAAGTAATTAAGGGCAGGATAGATTGTGCAGTGATAGATCCATTGGTCTTCAGTTATTTGGCAGTTACTGATCAGGAAGTTGGAAAACGTAGTGATACTGTTGAGATTGATCCAAGGGCTTTTGGTGTTAATGAATTGTTTGTCGCATTTCGAAAAGATGAACAGGGGCTTTTTTATTCCCGCATTTTGAACGAAGGATTGAGTAAGATCGGTATTGCCGGTGCATGTAAGCAACGCGACTAA
- a CDS encoding PilZ domain-containing protein → MNCSENLSILAFTDSPRSYRNFQLHSKMKIEFCTDLDNYLHEALNSNFSGMILEMRKVMRIPARERNKLFMLAENQPLMRTRTYKGTVIYVDDPDSFRSNCIQKTKALVRQHERVKVSLPAMVSHEDDHVMVNKFNAEITNISETGCFLKTSADLSENNFINLRINTLSNSLPICCGISWKTDCSDNLQGYGIQFLQIRHDQAKQIYDEFLGPKLFKSLKSRD, encoded by the coding sequence ATGAACTGTAGCGAAAATTTATCCATTCTTGCTTTTACTGACAGCCCCCGGTCCTACCGAAATTTCCAATTGCACTCCAAGATGAAAATCGAATTCTGCACGGACTTGGATAATTACCTCCACGAGGCACTGAACAGTAATTTTTCAGGAATGATCCTTGAAATGAGAAAAGTCATGAGAATACCTGCCCGTGAACGCAACAAGCTTTTCATGCTGGCCGAGAATCAGCCTCTAATGCGCACAAGAACATATAAAGGGACCGTGATCTATGTTGATGACCCAGACAGCTTCCGCAGCAACTGTATTCAGAAGACAAAAGCCCTAGTCCGCCAGCACGAACGTGTAAAAGTCAGCCTACCGGCAATGGTCAGCCATGAAGACGACCATGTCATGGTCAACAAATTCAACGCAGAAATCACGAACATATCTGAAACAGGATGCTTCCTGAAAACATCCGCAGATCTCTCAGAAAATAATTTCATCAACCTAAGAATCAATACGTTATCCAACAGCTTGCCAATCTGTTGTGGAATAAGTTGGAAAACAGATTGTAGCGATAATCTACAAGGTTATGGCATACAATTTTTGCAGATACGTCACGATCAGGCAAAACAGATATACGATGAATTTTTAGGGCCAAAGCTATTCAAGAGCTTAAAATCACGAGACTAA
- a CDS encoding TraR/DksA family transcriptional regulator encodes MNDKQKEELRNKIKTEIKSLTKQVKEMEETVDPVKPDAAIGRLSRLDTMLNQGINKSSIAQSRQRILNLEDALNRLEKDSFFGECEECGEDIPLARLLTLPESRYCVYCAEHLEE; translated from the coding sequence ATGAATGATAAACAAAAAGAAGAGCTTAGAAATAAAATTAAAACTGAAATTAAGAGCCTGACCAAACAGGTAAAAGAGATGGAAGAAACCGTGGACCCGGTCAAACCCGACGCAGCTATAGGCAGACTTTCACGCCTTGATACCATGCTTAACCAAGGTATCAACAAGTCGTCGATTGCCCAGTCACGTCAGCGCATTTTAAATCTTGAGGATGCGTTGAATCGTCTGGAAAAAGATTCTTTTTTTGGTGAATGTGAAGAGTGCGGCGAGGATATCCCCCTTGCCCGTTTACTGACTCTTCCGGAAAGCAGATATTGCGTTTACTGCGCAGAACATCTTGAGGAGTAG
- a CDS encoding methyl-accepting chemotaxis protein, with the protein MKVKSINSVVAVIVFVLIALTISIGVWWVADSTYKAVFKEQKNAMQSMVDQSEKALDLYMGQTSDVVRIMAKGEPAQEALEYGKTGPIEGLLKSLINSSSDYWAAFIFDKNGKVVAGYNAKGSNMAGADRSSRGYVKKVLSGTEFYIQDNILVSKSGGGILIFAIAHAVRDSSGKIIGGIGVFPKWERYTQNFIDPFRIGKDGYSFMLDNKGRVIAHAMNKKLYLKDLLKYDFVKTVLSKKEGGTSYEWEGRQKYMVFKTMPGTGWAIVVSAYEDDLTAAATHQRNVLLVGGGIVVLLLSCVMIFILKQLVLRPVDNILEFSTEIAAGNLRAELKGTYKYEFETLAEKINAMVAELKTKLGFSEGVLNGMRVPCSIVGPDRKMLWTNQEQCDIVETDITPEQAVGLIAGEFLLGDSSQMTISDQAVVDEKEIEEEIEFVTLKGNKKYLRVSATPFYDMDKNLLGAITVLIDMTEIRQQAIAIEKQNERITVAAADAEQISQSLSSAAEELSAQIEQSNRGAQEQRDRVAETSTAMEEMNATVLEVAQNAGLAAEDADTARDKAQNGSKLVQQMIESADGVRGQADALKESMEQLGIEAKEIGNVLGVINDIADQTNLLALNAAIEAARAGEAGRGFAVVADEVRKLAENTMSATGEVGNAISKIQNMTRQNISATEDAAESAQRSSELANESGLTLAEIVKLVINASDQVRAIATAAEQQSATSEEINRATEDISRISLETSQVMSESAKAVQEVSGMASELNRVIEDIQPDK; encoded by the coding sequence ATGAAGGTTAAGAGTATTAATTCTGTTGTCGCTGTGATTGTTTTTGTACTTATTGCTTTAACTATTTCCATTGGTGTCTGGTGGGTTGCGGACAGTACCTATAAGGCTGTTTTCAAAGAGCAGAAGAATGCGATGCAAAGCATGGTTGATCAGTCGGAAAAGGCACTTGATCTTTATATGGGGCAGACTTCCGATGTGGTCAGGATTATGGCCAAAGGGGAGCCTGCTCAAGAGGCTCTTGAATACGGTAAGACTGGGCCTATTGAGGGTTTGCTTAAGTCGCTCATAAATTCATCCAGTGATTATTGGGCGGCTTTCATATTTGATAAAAACGGTAAGGTTGTTGCCGGATACAATGCAAAAGGAAGCAATATGGCCGGGGCCGACCGCTCCTCCCGGGGGTACGTCAAAAAGGTTCTTTCCGGCACTGAGTTCTACATTCAGGACAATATTCTTGTCTCTAAAAGCGGTGGTGGAATTTTGATTTTTGCCATTGCCCACGCCGTACGTGATTCTTCCGGTAAAATTATCGGTGGGATAGGCGTTTTTCCCAAGTGGGAAAGATATACTCAGAACTTTATTGATCCTTTCCGGATTGGTAAGGATGGATACAGTTTCATGCTGGATAATAAAGGGCGCGTCATTGCCCATGCCATGAACAAAAAATTGTATCTTAAAGATCTCCTAAAATATGACTTTGTTAAGACCGTTCTTTCCAAGAAGGAAGGCGGCACTTCCTATGAGTGGGAAGGGCGTCAAAAATATATGGTTTTCAAAACTATGCCCGGAACAGGGTGGGCTATTGTGGTCAGTGCTTATGAAGATGATCTGACAGCCGCAGCCACCCATCAACGAAATGTACTGCTTGTAGGTGGAGGCATAGTAGTTCTTCTTCTTAGCTGTGTTATGATTTTCATCCTTAAGCAGCTTGTTCTGAGGCCGGTTGACAATATTCTAGAATTTTCAACTGAAATTGCCGCCGGAAATCTCAGGGCGGAATTGAAGGGAACCTATAAGTATGAGTTTGAAACTCTGGCTGAAAAAATTAATGCCATGGTCGCAGAACTTAAAACCAAGCTGGGCTTTTCCGAAGGTGTACTTAATGGCATGAGAGTTCCATGCAGTATTGTCGGCCCTGACCGGAAGATGCTTTGGACCAATCAGGAGCAATGCGACATCGTAGAGACCGATATAACTCCTGAGCAGGCGGTAGGGCTTATTGCGGGTGAGTTCCTGCTGGGAGACAGTTCGCAAATGACTATTTCTGATCAAGCTGTTGTTGATGAGAAAGAAATAGAAGAAGAAATTGAATTTGTGACCTTAAAAGGAAATAAGAAATATCTTCGAGTCTCCGCTACTCCGTTCTACGATATGGATAAGAATCTGCTTGGGGCTATCACTGTGCTGATTGATATGACTGAAATCAGGCAGCAGGCCATTGCAATTGAAAAACAGAATGAGCGTATAACCGTTGCTGCCGCTGATGCGGAGCAGATCTCTCAATCCCTTTCCAGTGCAGCCGAAGAGCTTTCCGCTCAGATTGAGCAGTCCAACCGGGGTGCTCAGGAACAGCGTGACCGTGTAGCTGAAACTTCTACCGCTATGGAAGAAATGAATGCCACCGTACTTGAGGTTGCTCAGAATGCAGGTCTTGCAGCAGAAGACGCTGATACTGCCCGCGATAAAGCCCAAAACGGTTCGAAGCTGGTGCAGCAGATGATTGAGTCTGCCGATGGTGTGCGAGGTCAGGCTGATGCTCTGAAAGAATCTATGGAACAGCTCGGTATTGAAGCTAAGGAAATCGGTAACGTGCTCGGCGTGATCAATGATATTGCGGACCAGACCAACCTGCTGGCGTTAAATGCTGCCATTGAAGCCGCTCGCGCAGGTGAGGCCGGTCGCGGATTTGCAGTCGTTGCTGATGAAGTCCGTAAGCTGGCGGAAAATACCATGTCCGCTACCGGTGAAGTCGGCAATGCCATTTCCAAGATTCAGAACATGACCAGACAGAATATCTCGGCTACTGAGGATGCTGCGGAGTCGGCGCAGCGCAGCAGTGAACTTGCCAATGAATCCGGATTGACTCTGGCAGAAATCGTTAAGCTGGTAATTAATGCCTCGGATCAGGTCCGGGCCATTGCCACTGCTGCGGAACAGCAGTCTGCAACCAGTGAAGAAATTAACAGGGCAACTGAAGATATCAGCAGGATTTCCCTTGAAACCTCACAGGTGATGAGCGAGTCAGCCAAAGCTGTTCAGGAAGTTTCCGGAATGGCTTCTGAGTTGAACAGGGTCATTGAGGACATCCAGCCTGACAAATAA
- a CDS encoding flavin reductase family protein codes for MAKKNIGVQGFTLPMPQTILGSRHDGRNNFMALAWVSRVNYNPSLMMISVGKRHFSNVAIKASGEFSVNVPSVDMVEVTDFVGLVSGSKLDKSGLFDVEPGVLENAPVISKCPVAIECKVFDSMELPNDTLFVGEVVATWCDEDVLIDDAPDIKKVNPFTLTMPDNRYWGVGECVGRAWHDGKKLK; via the coding sequence ATGGCTAAAAAGAATATAGGTGTTCAGGGATTCACTCTGCCAATGCCTCAGACAATTCTGGGGTCAAGGCACGATGGGCGTAACAATTTCATGGCTCTGGCATGGGTGTCACGCGTTAATTATAATCCATCCCTGATGATGATTTCTGTGGGCAAAAGACATTTTTCCAATGTTGCTATCAAGGCCAGCGGTGAATTCAGCGTGAATGTCCCTTCTGTGGATATGGTTGAGGTTACTGATTTTGTTGGGCTTGTTTCCGGCTCTAAGCTTGATAAATCCGGACTTTTTGACGTTGAGCCCGGTGTGTTGGAAAACGCTCCTGTGATCAGTAAATGTCCGGTAGCAATTGAATGCAAGGTTTTCGATTCTATGGAATTGCCTAATGATACACTTTTTGTCGGTGAGGTTGTCGCCACTTGGTGTGATGAGGATGTGCTTATCGATGATGCGCCGGATATCAAAAAGGTTAATCCTTTTACCTTGACCATGCCTGATAACCGCTACTGGGGTGTCGGTGAGTGTGTCGGGCGTGCATGGCATGATGGCAAAAAACTTAAGTAG